The following coding sequences are from one Streptomyces dengpaensis window:
- a CDS encoding FAD-dependent oxidoreductase, whose amino-acid sequence MTHTVNTNEVPVLVVGGSLVGLSTALFLAQQGVEVLAVERHPGTAIHPRAGHLHLRTLELMRSVGLEPALQQLSAERYFPNGGINEVRTLAEGEVASYIPDLNQGVAEFSPSRRLFVAQDALEPLLRERAEALGATLRYNAEVVSLEQDDEGVTATIRDHGTGAVEQVRARYVVAADGNRSPIRGQLGIKMGGHGQLSRSATIYFHADCRELLKGTELGVIYVTNPALRGFFRFERTGTSGFLVVNTLGDPTLPGTLDVTRELTTEGAARLLRSAIGLPDLPVQIDDVAEWVATADVAERYQAGRIFLAGDAAHVVPPMGGFGGNTGIHDAHNLAWKLAMVVQGTAGEALLDSYDAERRPVGELTIDQAYSRYRHRVTPELMTEDVPELVDDFSMEIGYRYHSAAILPDAEAADDDTRVGRPRQALGQPGTRAPHVELDSDRSILDLFGNGFVLVTGDSGRPWQEAADAAARNGLPVVTPLVDTRGDDIAAAYGIGPAGAALVRPDGFVGWRSREGVPDPTTELSRALTGLLAR is encoded by the coding sequence GTGACGCACACCGTGAACACGAACGAGGTCCCAGTCCTGGTCGTCGGTGGCAGCCTGGTCGGGCTGTCCACGGCGCTGTTCCTCGCCCAGCAAGGCGTCGAAGTTCTTGCTGTCGAGCGCCACCCAGGCACTGCCATCCACCCCCGTGCGGGACACCTGCACCTGCGCACTCTCGAGCTGATGCGCTCGGTCGGGCTCGAACCGGCCCTCCAGCAACTTTCGGCCGAGCGGTACTTCCCCAACGGTGGTATCAACGAGGTCCGCACCCTGGCCGAAGGCGAGGTCGCGTCCTATATCCCCGACCTCAATCAAGGGGTCGCCGAGTTCAGTCCCTCCCGGCGCCTGTTCGTCGCTCAGGATGCGCTGGAGCCGTTGCTACGCGAGCGCGCTGAGGCCCTCGGGGCAACCCTGCGCTACAACGCCGAAGTTGTGTCCCTGGAGCAGGACGACGAAGGTGTCACCGCCACCATCCGAGACCATGGGACCGGCGCGGTCGAGCAGGTTCGCGCCCGGTACGTCGTCGCAGCCGACGGCAACCGCAGCCCGATCCGCGGGCAGCTCGGGATCAAGATGGGCGGACACGGCCAGCTCTCCCGCAGTGCGACGATCTACTTCCACGCCGACTGCCGTGAACTCCTCAAGGGGACCGAACTCGGCGTCATCTACGTCACCAACCCGGCCCTGCGTGGCTTCTTCCGGTTCGAGCGAACGGGGACGTCGGGGTTCCTCGTCGTCAACACGCTGGGTGACCCCACCCTTCCTGGCACCTTGGACGTCACGCGAGAGCTCACGACCGAAGGGGCCGCCCGACTCCTCCGGAGTGCCATCGGACTGCCGGATCTCCCGGTGCAGATCGACGACGTCGCGGAATGGGTGGCCACCGCCGACGTGGCCGAACGCTACCAGGCAGGCCGGATCTTCCTCGCCGGAGACGCGGCCCATGTGGTACCGCCCATGGGAGGGTTCGGCGGCAACACCGGCATCCACGACGCGCACAATCTCGCGTGGAAGCTCGCGATGGTCGTTCAAGGCACAGCCGGCGAAGCGCTGCTGGACAGCTACGACGCCGAGCGTCGCCCGGTCGGTGAGCTGACGATCGATCAGGCCTATTCGCGCTACCGCCACCGGGTCACGCCGGAGCTGATGACCGAGGACGTCCCCGAGCTCGTGGACGACTTCAGCATGGAGATCGGCTACCGCTACCACTCCGCGGCGATCCTGCCCGATGCCGAAGCGGCAGACGACGACACACGGGTCGGGCGCCCCCGGCAGGCGCTCGGACAACCCGGAACCCGCGCACCTCACGTCGAACTCGACTCTGATCGATCCATCCTCGACCTGTTCGGAAACGGCTTCGTCCTGGTGACCGGGGATTCGGGCCGGCCCTGGCAGGAGGCGGCAGATGCGGCGGCCCGCAATGGCCTGCCGGTGGTCACACCGCTGGTCGACACACGAGGCGACGACATCGCGGCTGCCTACGGGATCGGCCCGGCCGGAGCCGCGCTCGTTCGCCCCGACGGCTTCGTCGGCTGGCGTAGCCGCGAGGGAGTGCCCGATCCCACGACCGAGCTCAGCCGGGCACTGACCGGGCTCCTCGCCCGCTAG
- a CDS encoding SDR family NAD(P)-dependent oxidoreductase, with protein MEGRTAFVTGGSRGLGFAIAQALLERGAKVAIAARDEAAVKAAAGRLTDGADAANVLPVVADVTDADSVNSALAEVHAWQGSLDILVNNAGPQLAPTTLDKVDEENIASAFDTKLIGFIRVSQAALPFLSRTGSGNIVNVVGATAHALIPNTGPTAIVNAGVVALTSYLASEAAPSNIRVNAISPGMTKTEGWLTKTEAMAKQQGKSAEEVRAGMAKGLGIRLDRWAETAEIGAAAAFLASDDASYVTGQVLRVDGGLSKPVA; from the coding sequence TTGGAGGGCCGTACGGCTTTCGTGACCGGTGGTAGTCGAGGCCTTGGCTTCGCCATCGCGCAGGCGCTGCTCGAGCGTGGCGCCAAGGTGGCGATCGCGGCCAGGGACGAGGCTGCCGTCAAGGCTGCGGCCGGTCGTCTCACCGATGGAGCCGACGCCGCGAACGTGCTCCCCGTCGTCGCGGACGTCACCGACGCGGATTCCGTCAACAGCGCGCTGGCAGAGGTCCACGCGTGGCAGGGCAGCCTTGACATCCTCGTCAACAACGCAGGGCCGCAGCTCGCGCCGACCACCCTGGACAAGGTCGACGAGGAGAACATCGCGTCGGCCTTCGACACGAAGCTGATCGGGTTCATTCGCGTCTCGCAGGCCGCTCTCCCGTTCTTGAGCCGGACTGGCAGCGGCAACATCGTCAATGTTGTCGGCGCGACTGCGCACGCGCTGATTCCCAACACCGGTCCTACGGCCATCGTGAATGCGGGCGTGGTCGCGCTCACGAGCTACCTGGCGTCCGAGGCGGCTCCCAGCAACATCCGGGTCAACGCGATCTCCCCCGGAATGACGAAGACCGAGGGCTGGCTCACCAAGACCGAGGCCATGGCCAAGCAGCAGGGCAAGAGCGCCGAAGAGGTTCGGGCCGGCATGGCCAAGGGGCTTGGCATTCGCCTGGACCGCTGGGCCGAGACCGCCGAAATCGGTGCTGCGGCGGCGTTCCTGGCGTCCGACGACGCTTCCTACGTGACCGGTCAGGTGCTGCGCGTCGACGGCGGCCTGTCGAAGCCCGTCGCCTGA
- a CDS encoding flavin reductase family protein: MAIDPRELRRALGHFATGVTVVTCREPEGGLHGATVNAFTAVSLDPPLVLVSLDRRSRLCRLMEQSAFTVTNSRS; encoded by the coding sequence ATGGCGATCGACCCACGGGAACTACGCCGGGCCCTGGGGCACTTCGCCACCGGTGTCACGGTGGTGACCTGCCGCGAGCCTGAGGGCGGCCTGCACGGCGCGACGGTCAACGCGTTCACCGCCGTGTCTCTGGACCCGCCCCTGGTGCTCGTCTCACTCGACCGACGCTCGCGGCTTTGCCGCCTCATGGAGCAATCCGCCTTCACCGTCACTAACTCGAGGAGTTGA